One window of the Shewanella litorisediminis genome contains the following:
- the tusD gene encoding sulfurtransferase complex subunit TusD — translation MSTFILQVSGKAYGSAAPVHALRFAKAAIDEGHHILRVFFYQDGVLNASSLGSPASDEFNIYKAWQELAKRHKVELVNCVSAALRRGMVSKEEAETQGLSHWNVDDHFHNGGLGELVSGIAKADRLVCF, via the coding sequence ATGAGTACATTCATTCTTCAAGTATCAGGTAAAGCCTATGGCAGCGCGGCGCCAGTGCATGCGCTCAGGTTTGCCAAGGCCGCCATAGACGAAGGACACCACATTCTCCGGGTATTTTTTTACCAGGATGGTGTACTTAATGCATCCAGCTTAGGCTCGCCTGCATCGGACGAGTTCAATATATATAAGGCGTGGCAGGAACTGGCCAAACGCCATAAGGTTGAACTGGTTAACTGTGTTTCAGCGGCCTTAAGGCGCGGTATGGTGTCCAAAGAAGAAGCCGAAACCCAAGGGCTCAGCCATTGGAATGTGGATGACCACTTCCACAACGGCGGCCTGGGAGAGTTGGTCAGCGGCATTGCCAAAGCCGACCGGCTGGTGTGTTTTTAA
- a CDS encoding Bax inhibitor-1/YccA family protein codes for MSQEILVSKQSTLEVNKLIKNTYMLLSMTLAFSALCAWIATAMGISPLMSLGFAIGGFILLFVTLRKADTAAGLFWVFAFTGMEGASLGFILNHYAGMANGPELIMQAFGLTSAIFIGLSMYALTTKKDFSFMGGFLFAGLIVIVIGGLINLFVGNSTAYMLLSWATALVFTGLILFDTSRIVNGGETNYIRATVSLYLDFLNLFLAILRILGMNNDD; via the coding sequence ATGTCACAGGAAATTCTGGTTTCCAAGCAGTCGACACTGGAAGTCAACAAGCTCATTAAGAACACCTATATGCTGCTCTCCATGACGCTGGCATTTTCAGCGCTCTGTGCCTGGATTGCCACGGCGATGGGCATTTCTCCGTTGATGTCATTGGGTTTTGCCATTGGCGGATTTATTCTGCTGTTTGTTACCTTGCGTAAAGCCGACACCGCCGCCGGTCTCTTTTGGGTATTCGCCTTTACGGGGATGGAAGGTGCGTCACTGGGGTTTATCCTGAATCACTATGCTGGCATGGCCAACGGCCCTGAGCTGATTATGCAGGCATTTGGCCTGACTTCAGCCATCTTTATCGGCTTGTCCATGTATGCCCTCACCACCAAAAAAGACTTCTCTTTCATGGGCGGCTTTTTGTTCGCCGGTTTGATTGTGATTGTAATTGGTGGCCTGATTAATCTGTTTGTTGGCAACAGCACTGCGTACATGTTGCTGTCCTGGGCCACCGCTCTGGTGTTCACCGGTCTTATCCTGTTTGATACCAGCCGAATCGTAAACGGCGGCGAGACCAACTATATCCGCGCCACCGTGTCCCTGTATCTGGACTTCCTCAACCTGTTCCTCGCCATTTTGCGTATTCTGGGCATGAACAACGACGATTAA
- the punR gene encoding DNA-binding transcriptional activator PunR, translating into MLSEQSLELVDIVAQVGSFTAAAAKLHKVPSAVSYAIKQIEDELGVVLFNRHHRSVSLTVAGEHFVREARAMLSQLDELKRGTQRIANGWQPTLSIALDNIVRADKISVLIADFYRHFQDVELIIRIEVFNGVWEALATGRSHIAIGATTAIPVGGVFQYRDMGVIDWAFLVSKNHSLAAIETPLTDDMLRPFPSICLEDTSREIPKRTTWLLDNQRRLVVPDWIRAINCFTNGLGIGYMPRHLAAPFIQAGLLMEKTLEQPKAPSPCCLAWNGDSPSPALNWVLDYLGDSEKLHREWLA; encoded by the coding sequence ATGCTGTCGGAACAATCGCTGGAATTGGTCGATATAGTCGCTCAGGTTGGCAGTTTTACCGCTGCCGCGGCAAAGCTGCACAAGGTACCCTCTGCAGTGAGCTATGCCATTAAGCAAATCGAGGATGAATTGGGCGTAGTGCTGTTTAACCGTCACCACCGCAGCGTCAGCCTGACCGTGGCCGGTGAGCATTTTGTCCGCGAAGCCCGTGCCATGTTGTCGCAACTGGATGAGCTTAAACGCGGAACACAGCGGATTGCCAACGGCTGGCAGCCGACCCTGTCCATTGCCCTGGATAACATAGTCCGCGCTGACAAGATTAGCGTGTTAATTGCTGATTTTTATAGGCATTTCCAGGATGTTGAGTTAATTATCCGTATTGAGGTATTTAACGGCGTTTGGGAAGCCCTTGCCACTGGACGCAGCCATATTGCCATTGGCGCGACAACGGCAATTCCCGTTGGCGGTGTGTTCCAATACCGGGATATGGGGGTTATTGATTGGGCATTTTTGGTGTCTAAAAACCATTCGCTTGCAGCCATAGAGACGCCCCTGACCGATGATATGCTGAGGCCTTTCCCCTCAATCTGCCTTGAAGACACCTCCAGGGAAATTCCCAAACGCACGACCTGGCTTTTGGATAACCAGCGCCGCCTGGTAGTGCCTGATTGGATCCGCGCCATTAACTGTTTTACCAACGGTTTGGGGATAGGCTATATGCCAAGACACCTGGCAGCCCCCTTTATCCAGGCCGGATTGTTGATGGAAAAAACCCTTGAACAGCCAAAGGCGCCCAGCCCCTGTTGCCTTGCCTGGAACGGTGACTCCCCCTCCCCGGCCCTTAACTGGGTACTCGATTACCTTGGCGACAGTGAAAAACTGCACCGCGAATGGTTGGCATAA